A region from the Schistocerca serialis cubense isolate TAMUIC-IGC-003099 chromosome 1, iqSchSeri2.2, whole genome shotgun sequence genome encodes:
- the LOC126462486 gene encoding uncharacterized protein LOC126462486 translates to MSYKETTGDLNTSVGELANLMNDTFTCCMRNYEALLPYLEKNDTTPKIYHRLVHVNILLNKLNEELVGLRVDYLTLSSYEQKGEPVLSEGTRKRRGSEVSRSGAKSIKTEIPVSSNTEFSVTLFSETGISKHSGNFVSVDTEGTKHTNVQKSDVHCAKNIKSEVRDSDEVVDLVEFTAGSSYTPTVQTACDTINNGMTLHIAGDEKNACVLGRLVGGNACAKPADKITQNKSNEECVECESGGGGGGGGGGGGDSKDYGIHRGLQGEVSCTTSVSYQAERPFDDKKSPVAFTTSDMESAMLVKERESSCNKGEKGAPHSPRRDERADIPVQRAEELCDTELDLYGVIRHKKRQFKCTVCDCVLCSKYALYDHLKGKKHKKKLVTAKNSSAKGSGISQSSLESTGTASVSVCSAVACSHTDFVPSNNCESTASIPVYSAVSCSPLNTVPNNSCESIESVSVYCDVSCSLADTTTIVENTHQIISTKHAVRLDDIWTYFRAPFHINKKFFRIHSGKVVCSLCNEKMERYLLGVKTHISKLSHLNRITVLQNIELANKSSSKRLLNIPGILNNIIPRTQFSLTDNGFFCSVCKCFCENTTVLSHMTGASHGEKLEEMRKSMESKMEATRARKKRKRGLHHLRAIQNCRQQAHV, encoded by the coding sequence ATGAGTTACAAGGAAACAACAGGAGATTTAAATACATCAGTTGGTGAATTGGCCAACTTGATGAATGATACTTTCACATGCTGCATGAGGAACTATGAAGCTTTACTGCCTTACCTTGAGAAAAATGATACAACACCTAAAATATATCATAGATTAGTGCATGTTAATATATTGTTGAACAAGTTAAATGAAGAACTCGTAGGACTGAGAGTTGACTATTTAACTCTGTCATCATATGAACAAAAAGGGGAGCCTGTTCTGTCTGAGGGAACTAGGAAGAGAAGAGGCTCTGAGGTAAGCAGAAGCGGGGCCAAAAGTATAAAGACGGAAATACCGGTTTCCAGTAATACTGagttttcagttacgttattttcaGAGACTGGAATCAGTAAGCACTCAGGGAATTTTGTATCAGTGGATACTGAAGGAACAAAACACACAAACGTACAGAAGTCAGATGTGCACTGTGCCAAAAATATAAAATCAGAAGTACGTGACTCAGATGAAGTTGTAGATTTAGTTGAATTCACTGCAGGTAGTAGTTACACTCCAACAGTTCAGACAGCATGTGATACTATAAATAATGGGATGACATTACATATTGCTGGTGATGAGAAAAATGCATGTGTGTTAGGTAGACTTGTGGGAGGTAATGCATGTGCTAAGCCTGCTGACAAAATTACTCAGAATAAAAGTAATGAAGAGTGTGTGGAATGTgaatctggtggtggtggtggtggtggtggtggtggtggtggtgatagtaAAGATTACGGCATTCACAGAGGACTACAAGGAGAAGTTAGTTGTACAACTTCTGTGTCTTACCAAGCAGAGAGACCATTTGATGATAAAAAATCTCCTGTTGCTTTCACTACTTCTGATATGGAATCTGCTATGTTGGTAAAAGAGAGAGAAAGCAGTTGTAACAAGGGGGAGAAAGGAGCTCCTCATTCTCCTAGGAGAGACGAAAGAGCTGATATACCTGTTCAGAGAGCAGAGGAACTGTGTGATACAGAACTTGATCTATATGGTGTCATAAGGCACAAGAAAAGGCAATTTAAGTGTACAGTGTGCGACTGTGTACTTTGTAGTAAATACGCACTGTATGATCATTTGAAAGGAAAGAAGCATAAAAAGAAACTAGTAACTGCAAAGAACAGTTCTGCTAAAGGGTCTGGAATTTCACAAAGCAGCTTAGAAAGTACCGGTACTGCTTCTGTTTCAGTGTGTTCTGCAGTTGCCTGCTCACATACTGATTTTGTTCCAAGTAACAACTGTGAAAGTACAGCATCTATTCCTGTGTATTCTGCTGTTTCCTGCTCACCTTTGAATACTGTTCCAAATAACAGTTGTGAAAGCATAGAATCTGTTTCTGTGTATTGTGATGTTTCCTGCTCACTTGCTGACACTACTACTATTGTAGAGAACACACACCAGATAATATCAACAAAACATGCAGTCAGATTAGATGATATATGGACATATTTTCGTGCACCATTTCACATTAACAAAAAATTCTTCAGGATTCATTCAGGGAAAGTAGTTTGCTCCCTTTGTAATGAAAAGATGGAGAGATACTTACTCGGTGTAAAGACACACATTTCTAAATTAAGTCACCTAAATCGGATAACTGTATTACAAAACATAGAACTGGCAAATAAGTCCTCAAGTAAACGGCTGTTGAATATACCAGGTATTCTAAACAATATTATTCCTAGAACTCAGTTTAGTTTGACAGACAATGGTTTTTTTTGTAGTGTTTGCAAATGTTTCTGCGAAAATACAACTGTATTAAGTCATATGACAGGTGCAAGTCATGGCGAAAAGCTAGAGGAAATGAGAAAATCAATGGAAAGCAAAATGGAAGCAACTCGggcaaggaaaaaaaggaagagagGATTACATCACTTAAGAGCTATACAGAACTGTCGCCAACAGGCACATGTTTAA